Genomic DNA from Calditrichota bacterium:
ACGATTCATGCCGACAACCCTGTAATCCGAGGATAAAATGATTGTGCCGATGTCAAGAGAATCCATTTTAAGGCCTTTAATGCTTTGTCCAAAAAAACATGGGTTTAGTCCCAATCATGCAAATGAAAATGCTTGTGGGTAAGATGATCGTGCATGTGAACATGGCTGTGAACCAGATTGGCTGCCATTAATTTTTCGGTATTGTGCAAAAAGGTGTCCAGTTTGCCGTCAAAAATGAGCTCGTGGTCTTGACTTAAAACCAGTACCCGGTCGCCCATTTCCTGCGAAAGGCTCAGATTGTGAGTGGCCACGAGAGTCGTCAGATTTACTTCGGATAAAAAATCAATGAGCCAGCCGGTTGTCATGGGATCCAGATTGGAGGTAGGTTCATCCAATAATAACACCTTCGGTTCAAGGGCCAGGAGGGCTGCGATACAGACCTTCTGTTTCTCGCCGCTGCTCAGTGTGAAAGGGGGCTTTTTCAAGTGGGGGGTTATCTTGAGTTTGTCCGCCCAATAGCCTACTCTTTCATCTATATGATTTTTGCCCAGCTGTTTCAGGCCAAATGCAATTTCATCATAAACCGTGGGATTGAAGATCATCACATCCGGATTCTGAAACAGGAGTACGACATCGGAGCGAAACCGGCGGTGAAGTGTTTTATTCTTAAAGGCCTTCTGGGTGATTTTATGTCCCCGGTAAAAATACGACCCTTTTTGGGGATCAATCAGTCCGTCAATGAGTTTGAGAAGGGTCGATTTGCCGCTTCCGTTGACACCCAACAGAACAAGCCGTTCCCCTTCCTTAATGTCGAATGAAATATTCCTAAGTACGGGTTGTGCATCATAAGAATAGAAAATGTCCGTCAGTTTAATCATTCAAGAAACCTCTCGATTGCATGGCCTGGAAAATTTCTTTGGAATTATTCAGGGATTTATTCATAAAGAAAAAGGCGGTCGATGAGATAAATGCGTAGATATCCCTTCGCTTCAGTTTTTCAATCATCCTGCTTTTCAGGGATAGACGAAAATCATTAAAAATCCTTCGAAAGGATAAAATCTGTCCGTAAGAGATTGTGAGCAGATACGTGAGAGTGCTTGAAAACGAAAACACCGCGAAAAGATTGACCTTGCTCATAAAAAGAATGGTCAAATAGGTGAGGGTAAAGGTTCGGAGATTAATGAGCAGAATGAAATCGATGAAAGAGGT
This window encodes:
- a CDS encoding ABC transporter ATP-binding protein; its protein translation is MIKLTDIFYSYDAQPVLRNISFDIKEGERLVLLGVNGSGKSTLLKLIDGLIDPQKGSYFYRGHKITQKAFKNKTLHRRFRSDVVLLFQNPDVMIFNPTVYDEIAFGLKQLGKNHIDERVGYWADKLKITPHLKKPPFTLSSGEKQKVCIAALLALEPKVLLLDEPTSNLDPMTTGWLIDFLSEVNLTTLVATHNLSLSQEMGDRVLVLSQDHELIFDGKLDTFLHNTEKLMAANLVHSHVHMHDHLTHKHFHLHDWD